The following nucleotide sequence is from Streptomyces xiamenensis.
TCGCCGCGTTCGCCACCAGGACGTCCAGACCCCGGCCTCGCGCCTGGACCGCCTCGTAGAGTCGGTCCAGGTCCTCCAGGTTCGCGATGTCGCCGGCGACCGCGGTGGCCCGGTCCGCTCCGATGGTCTTGACGGCGGCCGCCAGTTCGGCCTCGCGTCGCCCGGTGACGAACACGTACGCACCCTCGTCCGCCAGCCGCACGGCGGTGGCCAGACCGATACCGGTGCTGCCCCCGGTGACCACCGCCGTCTTGCCTTCCAGCTGTCCCATGGTGGATGTCTCCATCGCTCTCTCGATGCCGATCCGTTCGACATCGATACTGCGGAAGTTCGGGAGTACTATCCATGATGCACAGTCCGAGTTTCTTTACGTATCGTCCAGGAGGTGGCGTGTGGTGCTCGGATTCCGGGACCCGGTGGCTGACGCGATCGGTCTGCTCCGGCCCCGCACGGTGATCGGGCCGAGTCTGCGGGCCGCGGGCGAGTGGGCGCTGAGCTTCGACACGTTCCCGCACGTGCGGATCGGTGGCCTCGTGCGCGGCACATGCTGGTTGATCCTGGATGGGCACGAACCGGTGCCTCTGCGGGAGGGCGACACCTTCATGCTGGGCAACCCGCCGCCCTACGTGCTGGCCAGCACACCCGACGCGAGCCCGCGCCCGGCGGAGCGGGTGTGGGCGGGTGCCGAGGACGGGTTCGTGCGGATCGGCCCCGAGTCCGAGGAGCACCTCTACCTGTGCGTCGGTCACATCGCGTTCGACGACCGGAACGCGGCCCTCCTGACCGATCTTCTGCCGCCGCTGGTGATCGTCCGCGTGGGCGATCCCCATGGCGGGCGGCTCGCGCAGCTGATCGATCTCCTGGCCACCGAGGTCGGGGTCTGCGCCGCCGGCGGCCCGCTGGTGCAGAACCACCTCGCACAGATCCTTCTCGTGCACATGCTGCGGGCTCACGCCGGTCGGACGGACCGGCCCACCGGCTGGCTGGGCGCCCTGAACGAGGACGGCATCGGTGCCGCGCTGCGGGCCGTGCACGCGGATCTGGCCCACTCCTGGAACCTGAGGGAACTCGCCGAGATCAGCCACATGTCGCGTTCCGCGTTCGCCCAGGCATTCAAGAGCCATGTCGGGATCCCGCCGTTGGAGTACCTGATCCAATGGCGCATGAGCCTCGCGCGCGACGCCCTGGCCCGTGACTCCCTGTCGATCTCCGAGCTCGCACGGGCCACCGGCTACCTCTCCGAGAGCGCGTTCAGTACCGCGTTCCGCCGCGTGGTCGGCTCCTCACCCGCCCAGTTCCGGAACCGGATACGGCAGTCGGCGCACTCCACCGCGGTACCGGTGGCGCCGGGATCGTGAGGCCGGACCCCGGAGGGCGGTGACCAGTTCAAGGGCGGGGAACGTTGCGCAGGTTGGAGCGGGCCAGGTCGAGCAGGAACGGTCCGTCATGGGCCAGCGCACCCTTGAGCCCTTTGACGACATCCTCGGAGCGCTCGACCCGGATCGCCTCGATGCCGGCGCCACGGTGAACACCACGTCCTCAGCGGCGAGATCGTCCAGCACCGAGGCCGCGTACTCAGGGTGGATCGGGGTGTGCCGCCCGACGTCGCGGGTGCAGGCGGAGACCACGGTCTCCAGCGGCTTGGCACGCTTGCTCGGCCCCCGGTCCAGATGGGC
It contains:
- a CDS encoding AraC family transcriptional regulator — protein: MVLGFRDPVADAIGLLRPRTVIGPSLRAAGEWALSFDTFPHVRIGGLVRGTCWLILDGHEPVPLREGDTFMLGNPPPYVLASTPDASPRPAERVWAGAEDGFVRIGPESEEHLYLCVGHIAFDDRNAALLTDLLPPLVIVRVGDPHGGRLAQLIDLLATEVGVCAAGGPLVQNHLAQILLVHMLRAHAGRTDRPTGWLGALNEDGIGAALRAVHADLAHSWNLRELAEISHMSRSAFAQAFKSHVGIPPLEYLIQWRMSLARDALARDSLSISELARATGYLSESAFSTAFRRVVGSSPAQFRNRIRQSAHSTAVPVAPGS